The following are from one region of the Capsicum annuum cultivar UCD-10X-F1 chromosome 1, UCD10Xv1.1, whole genome shotgun sequence genome:
- the LOC107850844 gene encoding protein NRT1/ PTR FAMILY 7.3: MSMACLELSKEVKLKGEDIECTKDGSIDLKGNPAIRETSGKWVAGIMILLNQALATLAFFGVGVNLVLFLTRVLKENNADAANSVSKWTGTVYICSLVGAFLSDSYWGRFKTCAIFQVIYVTGLSLLALASQLYLVKPKGCGNRTTLCGEHSTMEVGLFYISVYMIALGYGGYQPNIATFGADQFDEQHPSECSSKVAFFSYFYLFMNLGSLFSNTILDYFEDEGKWALGFWASAASAFAALVLFLGGTARYRHFASSGNPLSRFAQVLVAATKKCKVETPENEDDFYQGEVDDDTTGGRKMLHTHGFKFLDRAAVVTSKELDSKEKSVHNPWRICPISQVEEVKCILRLLPIWLCTIIYSVVFTQMASLFVEQGDAMKTTIANFRIPAASMSTFDILSVAGVIFLNRRVLYPLVKRFKKCKDDDAGLTELQRMGIGLVIAVMAMLSAGIVECYRLKYASNDCKHCEGSSSLNIFWQVPQYAFIGASEVFMYVAQLEFFNAQAPDGLKSFGSALCMTSISLGNYVSSFLVSIVMKISATDNMPGWIPGNLNKGHLDRFYFLLAGLTLIDLAAYIACAKWYKNIKHSEKIQELEEEDKFEV; the protein is encoded by the exons ATGTCAATGGCTTGTTTGGAACTCTCCAAAGAG gtgAAATTGAAAGGGGAAGATATCGAGTGCACCAAGGATGGAAGTATTGATTTGAAAGGAAATCCAGCAATAAGAGAAACAAGTGGGAAATGGGTGGCTGGAATTATGATACTTT TGAATCAAGCTTTAGCAACTCTTgcattttttggagttggagtgaATTTGGTGTTGTTCTTAACAAGGGTGTTGAAAGAAAACAATGCTGATGCTGCTAATAGTGTGAGCAAATGGACAGGCACTGTATATATTTGCTCACTTGTTGGTGCTTTTCTTAGTGATTCTTATTGGGGAAGATTCAAAACTTGTGCCATTTTCCAAGTCATATATGTAACT GGCCTGTCATTGTTGGCATTAGCATCACAACTTTACTTGGTGAAACCTAAAGGTTGCGGAAATCGAACGACGCTATGTGGAGAACATTCAACCATGGAGGTTGGTTTATTCTACATCTCTGTGTACATGATTGCCTTAGGATATGGTGGTTATCAGCCGAATATTGCTACATTCGGAGCTGATCAGTTCGACGAGCAGCATCCGAGTGAGTGTTCATCTAAAGTAGCCTTCTTTAGCTACTTCTATCTGTTCATGAACCTTGGATCACTCTTCTCCAACACCATTCTAGACTACTTTGAGGATGAGGGTAAGTGGGCTCTTGGCTTTTGGGCGTCCGCTGCATCTGCCTTTGCAGCGTTGGTGCTCTTTCTCGGAGGCACTGCTAGGTACAGACACTTCGCGTCTAGTGGCAACCCTCTTTCCAGGTTTGCTCAAGTTCTAGTTGCTGCAACAAAGAAGTGTAAAGTCGAGACACCAGAAAATGAAGACGACTTCTATCAAGGGGAAGTCGACGATGACACAACTGGTGGTCGAAAAATGCTACACACTCATGGCTTCAA ATTCTTGGACAGAGCAGCAGTGGTGACATCAAAGGAACTCGACAGCAAGGAGAAGAGCGTTCACAACCCGTGGCGTATCTGCCCTATTTCACAAGTTGAGGAAGTTAAATGCATATTGAGGCTGCTTCCAATTTGGCTATGTACGATTATCTACTCTGTAGTTTTCACGCAAATGGCCTCGCTCTTTGTCGAGCAAGGTGATGCGATGAAAACTACGATAGCAAACTTCAGGATTCCAGCAGCAAGCATGTCTACCTTTGACATCCTTAGCGTAGCAGGCGTCATATTTCTCAACCGCAGAGTTCTTTATCCGCTAGTCAAAAGGTTTAAGAAGTGCAAGGATGATGATGCCGGACTAACTGAACTTCAACGGATGGGTATCGGACTAGTCATAGCAGTGATGGCTATGCTTTCAGCAGGAATCGTCGAGTGCTACAGGCTAAAGTATGCTAGTAACGATTGCAAACACTGTGAAGGCTCAAGCTCTCTTAACATCTTCTGGCAAGTCCCTCAATATGCTTTTATAGGAGCTTCGGAAGTATTCATGTACGTAGCACAACTAGAGTTCTTCAACGCGCAAGCGCCTGATGGACTCAAAAGCTTCGGAAGTGCACTATGCATGACATCGATATCATTGGGGAACTACGTGAGTAGCTTTCTCGTAAGCATAGTAATGAAAATATCAGCAACTGACAACATGCCTGGATGGATACCGGGAAACCTTAACAAAGGTCATTTAGACAGATTCTATTTCCTGTTAGCTGGTTTGACGCTAATAGATTTGGCTGCGTACATTGCATGTGCTAAGTGGTACAAGAATATTAAGCATAGCGAAAAGATACAGGAACTCGAGGAAGAGGACAAGTTTGAAGTCTAA
- the LOC107850851 gene encoding type I inositol polyphosphate 5-phosphatase 2, which yields MKTRRGKRSEAFWPSIVMKKWLNIQPKLYDFSEDEVDTETESEDDACSLKDERVHEDHWHRSPGKPTDCQPQTSGKTSTKYSSRHRRGKSETLRVQYINTKEVRVTIGTWNVAGRLPDEDLEIDEWLCMNEPADMYILGFQEVVPLNAGNVLGAENRRPIPKWEAIIRRTLNRMTVEPEAELKSYSAPPSPVLRTSPAADIIADVVTTTTALDIIAEASMDTTCFADDNMINLRKNLQLKRIYGIDNCDSRLDWPERSLDATPQVLSSTFKLRRVLSSRTLAFNNNDVGLDGSKLKRGHQSSGDLGSLWTNQQEEPEVLDSLSDGSDQFSDEENDLFEEFIEFEDESSVLKHSVNSHPRYIRIVSKQMVGIYVSIWVRRRLRRHINNLQVSPVGVGLMGYMGNKGSVSVSMSLFQSRLCFVCSHLTSGQKDGADQRRNSDVYEIMRRTHFSSVFDTDADQPQTIPSHDQIFWFGDLNYRINMLDAEVRKLVAKRQWDELLNNDELIKELRGGHVFAGWKEGSINFAPTYKYEINTDRYVGETPREGEKKRSPAWCDRILWLGKGIKQLFYKRTELRLSDHKPVSSMFSVEVEIFDHRKLQKVLHVNTAAVHPEILLDIED from the exons ATGAAAACTAGAAGAGGAAAAAGATCAGAg GCATTTTGGCCTTCAATTGTCATGAAGAAATGGTTGAATATTCAGCCTAAACTTTATGATTTTAGTGAAGATGAAGTTGATACTGAAACAGAAAGTGAAGACGATG CTTGTTCACTTAAAGATGAAAGAGTCCATGAGGATCATTGGCACAGATCGCCAGGGAAACCTACTGATTGTCAACCTCAAACTTCAG GGAAGACTTCAACCAAGTACTCGTCTAGACACAGAAGAGGGAAATCAGAAACTCTGAGAGTTCAGTACATTAATACAAAAGAAGTGAG AGTTACCATAGGAACTTGGAATGTCGCTGGAAGACTTCCAGACGAGGATCTTGAAATCGATGAGTGGCTTTGTATGAATGAACCAGCTGATATGTATATCCTTGG CTTCCAAGAAGTAGTTCCTCTAAATGCTGGAAATGTACTGGGAGCGGAAAATAGAAGGCCGATACCAAAATGGGAGGCGATCATTCGCAGAACGTTAAATAGAATGACAGTGGAACCTGAGGCTGAGCTAAAAAGTTACAGTGCTCCACCGTCTCCGGTGTTAAGGACTTCGCCTGCAGCCGATATAATCGCTGATGTTGTAACTACTACTACTGCACTAGACATAATTGCTGAGGCGTCAATGGATACCACGTGCTTTGCCGATGATAATATGATCAACCTGAGGAAGAATTTGCAGTTAAAGAGAATATATGGCATTGATAATTGTGATAGTCGATTGGATTGGCCTGAACGTTCGCTAGATGCAACGCCTCAGGTCCTTTCTTCGACTTTTAAGTTAAGGAGAGTATTGAGCAGCCGCACTCTTGCTTTTAACAATAATGATGTTGGATTGGATGGTAGCAAGTTAAAAAGAGGGCACCAAAGCTCTGGAGACTTAGGATCGTTGTGGACGAATCAACAAGAGGAGCCTGAAGTTCTCGATTCTCTTTCTGATGGATCCGATCAATTTTCTGACGAGGAAAATGATCTCTTCGAGGAATTCATAGAGTTCGAAGATGAAAGTTCAGTTCTAAAACATTCTGTGAATTCACATCCGAGGTATATTCGTATTGTCAGCAAGCAAATGGTTGGGATATATGTATCGATTTGGGTTCGTAGGAGGTTGAGGCGGCACATAAACAACTTGCAAGTCTCCCCCGTTGGAGTCGGTCTTATGGGATACATGGGAAACAAG GGATCTGTGTCTGTGAGCATGTCTCTTTTCCAGTCAAGACTATGCTTTGTTTGTTCACACTTAACGTCTGGTCAAAAGGACGGGGCAGATCAAAGGCGTAACTCTGATGTGTATGAAATTATGCGGCGTACACATTTCTCATCCGTGTTCGACACTGATGCAGATCAACCACAAACAATTCCATCTCATGA TCAGATATTCTGGTTCGGGGATTTGAATTATCGAATCAATATGTTGGATGCTGAGGTGCGGAAGCTTGTCGCCAAAAGACAATGGGATGAACTTCTCAACAACGATGAG CTAATCAAAGAACTCCGAGGTGGCCATGTTTTTGCTGGTTGGAAGGAAGGGTCAATTAACTTTGCACCAACATATAAATATGAGATCAACACGGATAGATATGTCGGAGAGACTCCACGAGAAGGGGAGAAGAAGAGATCGCCAGCTTG GTGTGACCGTATACTGTGGCTAGGTAAAGGTATAAAACAGCTCTTTTACAAGCGAACCGAGTTAAGACTATCTGATCACAAGCCTGTAAGCTCAATGTTTTCGGTAGAAGTTGAAATATTCGATCACAGAAAGCTCCAGAAAGTCCTCCATGTTAACACCGCCGCTGTACATCCAGAGATCCTGCTAGATATCGAAGA TTAG